Genomic window (Rhizobium sp. SL42):
TGCTTTCTTTCCGCAATGGAATCGTTGAATTCCTCAATCGTCGCAAGCTGATAGAGATCGTTGACTTCGACTCCAGCTACCTGACCGGTCATGTCTCTGAGAATGTTCCATCACAAAGATGATGGAACAATAATAACAAGAACAGAGCAGTACCAAAACTCCACTTGCACTTTAATTGGTGAAGTTAACCAAGCCACTCACAATATTGCGGCCATTTTTGGTCGAAATACGGCTTTTGGCGTACAGACTTAACTTAGGTTAATGCAACGCTAATAAAACTGTGAAAAAATCACCTGTATAAATTGACAGTAACCGTCAAAGCAGATCGTCGTTACTCGACCGGGTAACGAAGGGGATTCTTTTGCGCCGCAGCAACGGCAAAGCCAAACGAATTGAGGGGTTTAAAATGAGTGCATATGCGTCGACCTCACACAATATCGATACAGTATCGAAGGCCGATATAGATTTCATCAGCTCGCTTGCCACCAGCCCGGTGCTGGATGCCAAGACCGATGAATACGTTCTAATCCTTGACAGCCGTGTGCTCGATCGCGAGTGCCTCTCCCGCAGCCTCTCGACCTATGATCCCGCGATGCGGATCGTCACCGCAGGATCGATCGAGGATTGGCGCAAGCGGCAGATGCAGAGCGAGCCATCCGCGGTCCTTCTCGTGGTGGCCGGAGGCAAGACCAACGAGCCAAGCGCCAGCGACAAGATCGAGCGTGCGGCCGCCGCCTTCAAGCTCAGCCCGGTGATCGTCATCGCAGAATCGGATGACCTTGGAGACATCCTCAAGGCAATCGATTGCGGCGCGCGCGGTTATATTCCGACAAGCGTCAACATCAGCGTAGCGGCAGAGGCAATCTCGCTGGCCCGCGCCGGCGGCGTGTTCATTCCTGTCAGCAGCCTGCTTGCCAATCGGGAAGCCCTGAACTCGGTGGTCAAGGGGTCGAGCTATCTCAACGAAAGCTTCACGCCGCGTGAGATCGAAGTTGCCGAAGCCCTGAGACGCGGCAAAGCCAACAAGATCATCGCCTATGAAATGAACCTCTGCGAGAGCACGGTGAAGGTCCATATCCGTAATATCATGAAGAAGCTGAACGTTACCAACCGGACCCAGGTTGCTTTCAAGCTGAAGTAAGCGTGCTGCAAACAATTCGTGGTTGGTTGCTTGGAGAAACATACCGATACGATATTCAAGCCGGGCTAGTGCAACGGCACATGCCCGGCTTCGTCGAACAGCGATGACATCGATGCGCCGAATGTTGTCGGTTCAACCAAGGAGACGCGCCTCGCGATCTCCTGGTCTATCACCTTTTTCATGCCCGACTTGAAGTTCAGCACGCTGAACTGCGAAGCGTGCATCTGAATGGCCTCCGGCCGGAACCGATGTTCCATTGCTTCGAAGATCTCGACCGCATCGACCAGCGATTCAATCGACTGCTCCTTGAACAGGATGCCGGTATGACCGTGGACCACGGTATCCATGGCGCCGCCGCGACCATAGGCGATCACAGGCCTTCCGCTTGCCATCGCCTCGACCGGAACAATGCCGAAATCCTCTTCACCCGGAAAAATCAACGCGCGGCAACGGGCCAGATGCGACCGGAGGTCCGCAAACGAAGCCTGGCCGACAAATCGGATGGTCGGTCCCGCCTCGCGCTTCAGCGCCTCGATCTCCCGGTCATCTCCGCCGCCCAGCACCACCAGGTTGCGATTCATGCTGGTGAAGGCACGCACGGCAAGATCGATGCGCTTGTAGGGGACGATCTGGCCGGCGCAGAGATAGAAATCACCCAGTTCTGCGCTGGGTGCAAACTCATCGACAGCGACGGGCGGATAGACGACGACGGAGGAACGCCGGTAATATTTTCCGATGCGATTTGCGACATGGTGCGAGTTTGCAACGAAACGATCGACCCGGAGGCTCGAATTCGCGTCCCACGCGCGCAACACAGGCGCCAGCAGCGGCATCATGATCCGCGCCGCCAGACCGGCATTGCCACGATAGAAATGGTAGTGATCCCACAGATAGCGCATCGGCGAATGGCAATAGCAAACATGCACCGCATGGGGCGGAGGGATAATCCCTTTTGCGGGCCCGGATTCGCTCGAGATGATCAGATCGTAGTCCCGCAGATCAAAGCTCTCCAGAGCAAACGGCATCAATGGCAGTAGCGACTGATAGTGTTTTTTTGCGCCGGGAATGCGCTGCAGAAACGAAGTAAAGATCCGATGGCGCCGGATCTTCTCGGACAGCTTGTCGCGATCGCATACCAG
Coding sequences:
- a CDS encoding response regulator transcription factor, yielding MSAYASTSHNIDTVSKADIDFISSLATSPVLDAKTDEYVLILDSRVLDRECLSRSLSTYDPAMRIVTAGSIEDWRKRQMQSEPSAVLLVVAGGKTNEPSASDKIERAAAAFKLSPVIVIAESDDLGDILKAIDCGARGYIPTSVNISVAAEAISLARAGGVFIPVSSLLANREALNSVVKGSSYLNESFTPREIEVAEALRRGKANKIIAYEMNLCESTVKVHIRNIMKKLNVTNRTQVAFKLK
- a CDS encoding glycosyltransferase, which translates into the protein MRVAIIHYWLVSMRGGEKVIEALCDMYPDADIFTLVCDRDKLSEKIRRHRIFTSFLQRIPGAKKHYQSLLPLMPFALESFDLRDYDLIISSESGPAKGIIPPPHAVHVCYCHSPMRYLWDHYHFYRGNAGLAARIMMPLLAPVLRAWDANSSLRVDRFVANSHHVANRIGKYYRRSSVVVYPPVAVDEFAPSAELGDFYLCAGQIVPYKRIDLAVRAFTSMNRNLVVLGGGDDREIEALKREAGPTIRFVGQASFADLRSHLARCRALIFPGEEDFGIVPVEAMASGRPVIAYGRGGAMDTVVHGHTGILFKEQSIESLVDAVEIFEAMEHRFRPEAIQMHASQFSVLNFKSGMKKVIDQEIARRVSLVEPTTFGASMSSLFDEAGHVPLH